The following are encoded together in the Williamwhitmania sp. genome:
- a CDS encoding DUF3820 family protein — protein sequence MENIQPDIKILTELTTMPMPFGKYKGRLICDLPEGYLVWFKQKGFPQGRLGVLIETAYEIQLNGLEFLLKPLRKKRQ from the coding sequence GTGGAAAACATCCAACCTGATATAAAGATACTAACAGAGCTAACAACCATGCCCATGCCCTTTGGCAAGTATAAGGGCAGGTTGATTTGCGACCTGCCGGAGGGTTACCTTGTGTGGTTTAAGCAGAAGGGATTTCCTCAAGGACGATTGGGTGTTTTGATTGAAACGGCCTACGAAATTCAACTTAACGGGTTAGAATTCTTGCTCAAGCCATTGAGGAAAAAGAGGCAGTGA